From Nicotiana tabacum cultivar K326 chromosome 20, ASM71507v2, whole genome shotgun sequence, one genomic window encodes:
- the LOC142174751 gene encoding protein GLUTAMINE DUMPER 2-like — MRTVSTFNASSPVSPPAVIQRSPWHSPAPYLFAGVAAMLLLITFALVILACSYWKNSSGYPRENGTDDDQSQSDIEAGAGEKSAADMLKVLPVFEEKIVVIMAGDLNPTFLATPVSSRGNSFGSGDKCEQNLEKESAELADEKLKEQTITTEVRDQAHDESQDSHRQSH; from the coding sequence atgcgAACTGTGAGTACCTTCAATGCTTCTTCACCAGTTTCACCGCCGGCGGTCATTCAAAGATCGCCGTGGCATTCTCCGGCACCATACCTCTTTGCCGGCGTAGCAGCCATGCTACTGTTGATAACTTTTGCTCTTGTAATCTTAGCTTGTTCTTACTGGAAAAACTCCTCCGGCTACCCAAGAGAAAATGGTACTGATGATGATCAGTCTCAAAGTGATATTGAAGCCGGCGCCGGCGAGAAATCTGCCGCCGATATGTTAAAGGTTTTGCCGGTTTTTGAAGAGAAAATTGTAGTGATAATGGCTGGAGATTTAAACCCAACTTTCTTGGCAACGCCTGTATCAAGCAGAGGTAATTCTTTTGGTAGTGGGGATAAATGTGAGCAGAATTTAGAAAAGGAGAGTGCAGAATTAGCTGATGAGAAGCTGAAAGAACAAACTATCACAACGGAAGTTAGGGATCAAGCCCATGACGAATCCCAAGACAGCCATAGACAAAGCCACTGA